The Synchiropus splendidus isolate RoL2022-P1 chromosome 1, RoL_Sspl_1.0, whole genome shotgun sequence genome includes a window with the following:
- the LOC128761160 gene encoding heterogeneous nuclear ribonucleoprotein D0-like yields the protein MSDDYEFCEDTSIMRMEEDGEANCDEPMSGDCGPAGGEAEGSRIDASKNEEDEGKMFVGGLSWDTTKKDLKDYFAKFGEVVDCTLKLDPVTGRSRGFGFVLFKEPQSVEKVSAQKEHKLNGKVIDPKKAKAMKTKEPVKKIFVGGLSPDTPEEKVREYFSAFGEVESIELPMESKTNKRRGFCFITFKDGEPVNTIMEKKYHNIGLSKCEVKVAMSKEQYQQQQYWGGRGGFSPRSRGRGMGPSQNWNQGYGSYWNHGSYGYGNHGYGGGYGTYGGYDYSGCNNYYGYGDDSNHPVGYGKSPRRGGHANSYKPY from the exons ATGTCGGACGATTATGAGTTCTGCGAAGACACGAGCAtcatgaggatggaggaggacggcGAGGCCAACTGCGACGAGCCGATGTCCGGAGACTGCGGCCCGGCGGGGGGAGAGGCCGAGGGGTCGCGGATCGACGCCAGCAAGAACGAGGAGGATGAAGG GAAGATGTTTGTCGGCGGGCTCAGCTGGGACACCACCAAGAAAGACCTGAAGGATTACTTCGCCAAGTTTGGAGAGGTCGTGGACTGCACCCTGAAGCTGGACCCGGTCACCGGTCGCTCGCGGGGATTCGGCTTCGTCCTCTTCAAAGAGCCTCAGAGCGTTGAAAAG GTCAGCGCGCAGAAGGAGCATAAACTCAACGGGAAGGTCATAGATCCAAAGAAGGCCAAGGCCATGAAGACCAAGGAGCCCGTGAAGAAGATCTTTGTCGGTGGTCTGTCTCCTGACACGCCCGAGGAGAAGGTCAGAGAGTACTTCAGTGCCTTTGGAGAG GTGGAGTCGATTGAGCTCCCCATGGAGAGCAAAACCAACAAGAGGCGAGGCTTCTGCTTCATCACCTTTAAAGATGGCGAACCGGTGAACACCATCATGGAGAAGAAGTACCACAACATCGGACTCAGCAAG TGTGAAGTGAAGGTGGCCATGTCGAAAGAGCAgtaccagcagcagcagtactGGGGGGGGCGAGGAGGCTTCTCCCCCCGCTCCCGAGGACGAGGAATGG GTCCCAGTCAAAACTGGAACCAGGGTTACGGAAGCTACTGGAACCACGGCAGTTATGGCTACGGTAACCACGGCTACGGAGGTGGCTACGGTACATACGGTGGCTATGATTACTCTGGTTGCAACAACTATTATGGATATGGTGACGACAGTA